A genomic window from Providencia alcalifaciens includes:
- a CDS encoding iron-containing alcohol dehydrogenase yields MNNFEFYNPTRIVFGEGKISELDRLVPSNAKVLVLFGGESARKNGTLDEVASALKNRQIGYFGGIEANPRYETLIKAVAQIEREGYDFLLAVGGGSVIDGTKFIAAAVNYAGDKWEVVTSGGATIAHALPFGSVLTLPATGSEMNKGSVITREELHAKLAFMSDKVFPQFSILDPVKTYTLPPRQISNGVVDAFVHVIEQYLTYPVNANVQDAFAEGLLRTLIDIGPKALANPTNYDVRANLMWTATLALNGLIGVGVPQDWATHMLGHEITVLYGLDHAQTLAIILPSLMEEKLPQKQAKMAQYAERVWDIREGSEKEKALKAIELTRDFFEAMQVKTRFKDYQLHQDIVEPLVESLVAHSMVTLGEHRDITPEVSRRIYLASL; encoded by the coding sequence ATGAATAATTTTGAGTTTTACAACCCAACGCGCATTGTTTTTGGTGAAGGTAAAATAAGCGAATTAGACCGATTGGTCCCCTCGAATGCAAAAGTCCTTGTGCTATTTGGCGGTGAAAGTGCCCGCAAAAATGGTACCCTCGATGAAGTTGCGAGTGCATTGAAAAATCGCCAAATTGGTTATTTTGGGGGAATTGAAGCTAACCCTCGTTATGAAACGTTAATCAAAGCTGTCGCACAAATTGAACGCGAAGGTTATGATTTTTTACTGGCCGTTGGCGGTGGCTCCGTCATTGATGGCACTAAATTTATCGCTGCGGCAGTCAATTACGCTGGGGATAAATGGGAAGTAGTGACCAGCGGCGGCGCCACTATTGCGCACGCATTACCTTTTGGTTCAGTGTTAACCCTCCCAGCGACTGGCTCTGAAATGAACAAAGGCTCTGTGATCACCCGTGAGGAATTACACGCAAAATTAGCCTTTATGAGTGACAAAGTTTTCCCTCAATTTTCTATTTTAGACCCCGTTAAAACCTACACATTACCGCCTCGCCAAATCAGTAATGGAGTTGTGGATGCATTTGTTCACGTTATCGAGCAGTACCTCACCTACCCTGTGAATGCTAATGTTCAAGACGCATTTGCTGAAGGTTTATTGAGAACCTTAATCGATATTGGTCCGAAAGCCTTAGCAAATCCAACCAATTACGATGTTCGCGCCAATTTAATGTGGACAGCAACATTAGCGTTAAATGGTTTAATTGGTGTTGGCGTACCGCAAGACTGGGCAACCCACATGTTAGGTCATGAAATCACCGTTCTCTACGGTTTAGATCATGCTCAAACCTTAGCCATCATCCTGCCTTCCCTAATGGAAGAAAAACTGCCTCAGAAACAAGCGAAAATGGCACAGTATGCAGAACGCGTTTGGGATATCCGTGAAGGCAGCGAAAAAGAGAAGGCACTAAAAGCTATTGAATTAACAAGAGATTTTTTCGAAGCGATGCAAGTGAAAACTCGTTTTAAAGATTATCAGCTCCACCAAGATATCGTGGAGCCTTTAGTCGAAAGCCTCGTGGCGCATAGCATGGTAACACTTGGTGAGCATCGTGATATTACCCCTGAAGTGAGCCGCCGAATTTATCTCGCCTCATTATAA
- a CDS encoding 4Fe-4S binding protein: MRRFIQLDLPPEPVINEKCVHKRLKNSVCGNCASSCPVGAISFGFMDAKIDNELCYQCGNCLFSCPVDAIENIQPHERTYQNGFLVISHDEPLASPEELIVWHRQYAIRGMQIPEPLVDKWLPTLAALNLKLEVLQEPIWSLAITKPTEVDSGRRRMLFRQKLDSQPLDSGKVKTGLNARKQFYPEDSWFHIALDTASCILCGACAKVCDEQAIELKDHQFSLDDKRCTGCMSCQVVCFPKSIQVHPHVAKNSEPLHFHYYDGICQKCQLSFSAWTADETMCPICRQHKQQGWL, encoded by the coding sequence ATGCGGCGGTTCATTCAGTTAGACCTTCCTCCAGAGCCTGTTATTAATGAAAAGTGTGTCCATAAGCGCTTGAAAAATAGTGTTTGTGGCAACTGTGCAAGCAGTTGCCCTGTAGGTGCGATTTCATTTGGTTTTATGGATGCGAAAATTGATAATGAGCTGTGTTATCAATGCGGTAACTGCCTGTTTAGCTGTCCTGTCGATGCCATTGAAAATATTCAACCCCATGAACGAACCTACCAAAATGGCTTTTTAGTTATCAGCCATGATGAGCCGCTTGCTAGCCCTGAAGAATTGATTGTTTGGCATCGCCAATATGCCATTCGCGGTATGCAAATTCCTGAACCGTTGGTGGACAAATGGTTACCCACTTTAGCGGCATTAAATTTAAAACTGGAAGTATTACAAGAGCCTATTTGGAGTTTGGCCATCACCAAACCTACGGAAGTAGACAGTGGGCGGCGCAGAATGCTTTTTCGTCAAAAATTAGATAGCCAACCATTAGATAGTGGCAAGGTCAAAACGGGATTGAATGCCAGAAAACAGTTTTATCCAGAAGATAGCTGGTTCCATATTGCGTTAGATACCGCAAGCTGCATTTTATGTGGCGCTTGCGCAAAAGTGTGTGATGAGCAGGCCATTGAGCTTAAAGATCATCAATTTAGTTTAGATGATAAGCGTTGTACCGGCTGTATGAGTTGCCAAGTAGTTTGTTTCCCAAAATCAATTCAAGTTCATCCTCACGTGGCAAAAAATAGTGAACCGTTGCATTTCCACTATTACGATGGAATATGTCAGAAGTGCCAATTGTCTTTTTCGGCATGGACTGCGGATGAAACGATGTGTCCAATTTGCAGGCAACATAAACAGCAAGGTTGGTTATAA
- a CDS encoding alpha/beta fold hydrolase, protein MTKTAPLTLYYDTFGLPEHPAVVLIAGLGGHNISWRSEFCQQIADAGFYIIRPDNRDAGLSPHLDNAPPLNIGELAERLKNGEHVDVPYTLFEMADDIIALLDSLSIEKAHIVGRSMGGMIAQVIASKIPSRILSLCPIMSSTGNPQLPQSEPDVMQMLMSPSVDPKQDFEGYVVGQLEFYRRIGSTCVPFDEENCRDYITQAFQRNYSPEGTKRQLAAVAVTGDLRPLLSAITAPTLVIHGSVDPLFPVTSGQDIFDNIETAKLEVIDGMGHDTPPALNPQIAEMIIENMQDSEVK, encoded by the coding sequence ATGACAAAAACAGCACCATTAACACTGTATTACGATACCTTTGGTCTGCCTGAACACCCTGCTGTTGTACTTATTGCTGGATTAGGTGGACATAACATCAGTTGGAGATCAGAATTTTGCCAACAAATTGCCGATGCAGGCTTTTATATTATCCGTCCCGATAACCGTGATGCTGGCTTATCACCGCATTTAGATAATGCCCCGCCATTGAATATCGGAGAATTAGCTGAACGCTTAAAAAACGGCGAACATGTTGATGTTCCCTACACTTTATTCGAAATGGCCGATGATATTATCGCTTTGCTAGATAGCTTATCCATCGAGAAAGCCCATATTGTGGGACGTTCGATGGGAGGAATGATAGCGCAAGTGATTGCATCAAAAATTCCGAGCCGCATTCTTTCACTTTGCCCAATTATGTCATCAACTGGCAATCCGCAATTGCCACAAAGCGAACCAGACGTCATGCAAATGCTGATGTCTCCTAGTGTAGATCCTAAACAGGATTTTGAAGGCTATGTTGTAGGGCAACTCGAATTTTATCGCCGCATTGGCTCAACATGTGTGCCGTTTGATGAAGAAAATTGTCGTGACTATATTACACAAGCATTCCAACGAAACTACTCTCCTGAAGGCACTAAACGTCAGCTTGCAGCCGTTGCAGTAACGGGTGATTTGAGGCCTCTCCTCAGTGCCATCACGGCCCCAACGCTGGTGATCCACGGTTCTGTTGATCCATTATTCCCCGTCACTTCAGGTCAGGATATTTTTGATAATATTGAAACGGCAAAATTAGAAGTGATTGATGGTATGGGGCACGATACGCCACCCGCCTTAAACCCTCAAATTGCTGAAATGATTATTGAGAATATGCAAGATAGTGAAGTTAAATAA
- a CDS encoding helix-turn-helix transcriptional regulator, which translates to MAKLQENSLLAQIEAIAQGLSKTFAPFCEVVVHDLKNPEHSIISIHNNLSGRQEGQPTTELGLARIESTDFPNIIANYANQFPDGRPAKSTSIGIKDETGQYVAALCLNLDMTQFRSMQSMLSQFTEVGSSPVKEHLEPNGSEAIRTRIDQYAASIAATPRTLKADDRVALIEILRKEGLLDIKKSMDTIAQHLGVSRASVYLYAKKDS; encoded by the coding sequence ATGGCGAAACTACAAGAAAACAGTTTATTAGCGCAAATTGAAGCCATAGCACAAGGGTTAAGTAAAACCTTCGCCCCCTTCTGTGAAGTGGTTGTTCATGACCTGAAAAACCCAGAACATTCGATTATTTCGATTCATAACAACCTCTCTGGACGCCAAGAAGGTCAACCAACAACCGAATTGGGTCTCGCCCGTATTGAATCGACCGATTTCCCCAATATCATCGCCAATTATGCCAATCAATTTCCAGATGGACGCCCAGCCAAGAGCACATCCATCGGCATCAAAGATGAAACTGGGCAATATGTTGCCGCATTGTGCCTCAACTTAGATATGACCCAATTTCGCAGTATGCAAAGCATGCTGTCACAATTTACGGAAGTAGGATCCAGCCCAGTCAAAGAGCATCTGGAACCTAATGGCAGCGAGGCGATCCGTACTCGCATCGATCAATATGCCGCTTCCATTGCCGCCACACCGCGAACCCTGAAAGCTGATGACCGCGTTGCTTTAATCGAGATTTTACGCAAAGAAGGTCTTCTTGATATTAAAAAATCCATGGATACCATCGCGCAACACCTTGGGGTTTCACGAGCTTCCGTCTATTTATATGCCAAAAAAGACAGTTAA
- a CDS encoding threo-3-hydroxy-L-aspartate ammonia-lyase, translated as MSELTLPTYQDVEAAAQRIAGIAHKTPVMTSTTVNNEFGAELFFKCENFQRMGAFKFRGALNALSQFTPAQKKAGVIAFSSGNHAQGIALAAQMLNIPATILMPIDSPEVKVAATQGYGANVIKFDRYTQDREQLCRDLAEKEGLTIIPPYDHVDIIAGQGTAAKELFEDVGELDALFVCLGGGGLLSGCALAARALSPNCKVYGVEPEAGNDAQQSFRSGKIVHIETPKTIADGAQTQHVGNYTFELIKQNVDDILTVTDAQLVDRMKFYAERMKIIVEPTGCLSFAAALKMKEQLHGKRVGIIISGGNVDIKRFAELMLA; from the coding sequence ATGTCTGAATTAACATTACCGACGTATCAAGATGTCGAAGCCGCAGCACAGCGCATTGCAGGTATTGCACATAAAACCCCAGTGATGACGTCTACAACGGTCAACAATGAGTTTGGCGCTGAGTTATTCTTTAAATGTGAAAACTTCCAACGTATGGGGGCATTTAAGTTTCGCGGTGCTTTAAACGCTCTATCACAATTCACCCCTGCGCAAAAGAAAGCGGGAGTTATCGCATTTTCTTCAGGAAACCATGCTCAAGGTATCGCGCTAGCAGCGCAAATGTTGAACATTCCAGCCACCATTTTGATGCCAATTGACTCCCCAGAAGTCAAAGTTGCTGCCACCCAAGGCTACGGTGCCAACGTGATTAAATTTGACCGTTATACCCAAGATAGAGAGCAACTTTGTCGCGATCTTGCTGAGAAAGAAGGATTGACCATCATTCCGCCTTACGATCATGTGGATATTATTGCGGGTCAAGGTACTGCAGCTAAAGAGCTGTTTGAGGACGTTGGCGAGCTGGATGCCCTATTTGTGTGCTTAGGCGGCGGTGGCTTACTTTCTGGATGCGCACTCGCAGCGCGCGCATTATCACCAAATTGCAAAGTGTATGGCGTTGAACCTGAAGCCGGTAATGATGCGCAGCAATCTTTTCGGAGCGGAAAAATTGTGCACATCGAGACACCAAAAACTATCGCGGATGGCGCACAAACTCAACATGTGGGGAACTACACATTTGAGCTGATCAAACAGAATGTGGATGACATTTTAACCGTGACCGATGCGCAATTAGTCGATCGCATGAAGTTCTACGCTGAACGCATGAAAATAATTGTGGAGCCGACAGGTTGCCTCTCTTTCGCTGCCGCCTTAAAAATGAAAGAACAGCTGCACGGTAAACGCGTTGGGATTATTATCAGCGGCGGAAATGTAGACATTAAACGCTTCGCAGAATTAATGTTAGCTTAA
- a CDS encoding RidA family protein, whose product MSRNTVSTNIVYSDIIYTNAPQLIPPRGHYSHTVTANGFVFVSGQLPTDSQGNVHADASFAQQAELVLANLDACLSASGVGRQQLVQVRVYIADMDNWPVFNQIYANWIGEFRPARAVAGVNELHFGAEIEIEATAVAVNSLL is encoded by the coding sequence ATGAGCCGAAATACCGTTTCTACCAATATCGTTTACTCCGATATCATTTACACGAATGCTCCCCAGTTGATCCCACCAAGAGGACACTATTCACACACAGTTACTGCTAATGGTTTCGTGTTTGTATCGGGGCAATTACCCACAGATAGCCAAGGGAATGTCCACGCGGATGCCTCCTTTGCTCAGCAAGCTGAACTTGTGCTAGCCAATTTAGATGCTTGCTTGTCTGCCAGTGGTGTCGGTCGGCAACAGTTGGTTCAAGTTCGGGTTTATATCGCGGATATGGACAACTGGCCGGTGTTTAATCAAATTTATGCCAATTGGATTGGCGAGTTTCGTCCTGCTCGCGCTGTTGCGGGTGTCAATGAACTGCATTTTGGTGCAGAAATTGAAATTGAAGCGACCGCTGTAGCGGTAAACTCGTTGTTATAA
- a CDS encoding DUF4132 domain-containing protein, translated as MAKITFDLLAIYGEKGVTAGLQYLQESLLPFAAFEESLPKSLFDYVIEGNSPEILMKLGQLDKEKATILLDKPGTVDWWWGNHSFDAGSYSKVIRQGKNARHKLYSKVGDDITPAQIARFAKVLAAACQEVNIKILTPELPSWMLYLLCDAFVTTFENSRHAKYEHRKHWNYELLSQLVENEAEQAGNTVLYGIFDRQNLSDYHYENMALLFAIPGLKEYLIAEQSFIRQSLLSNLSASGQIQLIDTLKKDEVLYSEFADVLVLLATSSLKTVRSAAEPVMSILPEEGVKTHLTKVLLEGTPKQRTQAADLFARIGKDRDILEAALKVETNKTVLKSIESAISRFDVMDCASEVEAVEIPDVIPMEDTPLPASAVDILVSNFREMLQKAKENAEREREENKQEKHKYTWSQRHYKEFSQHSEDECADLLTKLNSGVGVISDHGYNVIKHKERINNLPEFTLFHALRLLSHNRSDVEHFSHYQLTREVPVRILSQLDLRQLEKGLEHCHFKNASRLIADLCLRSYSDGLGLFRAPEQIWPFFMQYPDFLSEALGLIPQHQGHRSYQEYDASNAVAILGKYPTIPARFIPRIMELALGENKTHRLSAQKLLETLPSIHVNAAEGLDSGKQEIRVTAIEWLARLKHPDSLKPLYALLKKEKREVVRAALLTALEQFGEDISGYLAPKVLLAEAQKGLKAKAPASMAWFDLEAIPAMAWQDNKKVDADIIRWWIILAVKLKMPAGNGLLQRYISLLSLDSQRKLGSFILNSFISQDVAGPSLEAAMAEAQRDAPSRLKNYQDWVKRWPEYYAKYENFTLEQTINEIKNEVLGRYLGSAISEKGMLALICGVEGHVAVTMLRNYMRDHYQRRAQIEAMIDAIAVSNDPLIIQLLLSLSRRYRTASVQEKARGLVADIAQRNGWSADELADRTIPTAGMDETGTLVLEYGDRTFTAKLDAQQKLVLFNPEGKEIKALPAARKTDNEELIKESKKLLTSSKKELKQVIELQTARLYEAMCAERLWSTADWQEYIQNHPVMRGLIERLVWLEVKDDQVINQFRPSDDGCLLNLDDDEVELSADSSIKLGHGALLSDADRTAWIAHFKDYKVKFLFSQMDHTIPDLALTLTEIEDRKGWLTDTFTLRSVLTKMGYQRGQAEDGGSFCHYFKYFSSLDCYVYMEFSGSYVPEENIPAVLYSLSFDQAQKSSWDRGYVELKNVPPILLAESYADYLKVADACSGFDPEWEKKTPW; from the coding sequence ATGGCTAAAATTACCTTTGACCTTCTGGCTATTTATGGCGAAAAAGGGGTGACCGCAGGATTACAATATTTACAAGAATCCCTGCTTCCTTTCGCTGCATTTGAAGAAAGCTTACCCAAATCGCTCTTTGATTATGTCATTGAGGGTAACTCCCCTGAAATTCTCATGAAACTGGGGCAGTTGGACAAAGAAAAAGCCACAATCTTATTAGACAAACCGGGAACGGTGGATTGGTGGTGGGGAAACCACAGTTTTGATGCCGGCTCGTATAGCAAAGTGATCCGTCAAGGTAAAAATGCTCGCCATAAACTGTATTCCAAAGTGGGTGATGATATTACGCCCGCGCAGATCGCCCGTTTTGCTAAAGTGCTCGCGGCAGCTTGCCAAGAGGTGAATATCAAAATTCTGACACCAGAATTGCCGTCTTGGATGCTGTATTTACTGTGTGATGCGTTTGTAACCACCTTTGAAAATTCACGGCATGCTAAATATGAACACCGTAAACATTGGAACTACGAGCTGCTCAGTCAGTTAGTGGAGAATGAAGCGGAACAAGCAGGTAACACCGTGCTATACGGTATTTTTGATAGACAAAACCTGTCTGATTATCACTACGAAAATATGGCGTTATTATTCGCTATTCCAGGTTTAAAAGAATACTTAATTGCTGAGCAAAGTTTTATTCGCCAAAGCCTGCTGAGCAATTTATCCGCCAGTGGTCAGATTCAATTGATTGACACACTGAAAAAAGACGAAGTTCTGTATAGCGAGTTTGCTGATGTTCTCGTGCTATTGGCAACCAGCTCACTGAAAACGGTGCGCTCAGCGGCTGAGCCAGTGATGTCTATCCTGCCGGAAGAGGGGGTTAAAACCCATTTAACCAAAGTGTTGCTTGAAGGAACACCGAAACAGCGTACGCAAGCGGCGGATCTGTTCGCCCGTATTGGTAAAGATAGAGATATTCTTGAAGCAGCGTTAAAAGTGGAAACCAACAAAACCGTCCTCAAGAGTATTGAAAGCGCAATTTCTCGTTTTGATGTAATGGATTGTGCAAGCGAAGTGGAAGCGGTAGAAATTCCAGACGTTATCCCGATGGAAGATACGCCATTGCCAGCGAGCGCAGTCGATATTTTGGTGTCTAACTTCCGTGAAATGCTGCAAAAAGCGAAAGAAAATGCTGAGCGTGAACGGGAAGAAAATAAGCAAGAAAAGCATAAATACACGTGGTCACAACGCCATTACAAAGAGTTTAGTCAACACAGTGAAGACGAATGTGCGGACTTATTAACTAAATTAAACTCGGGTGTTGGGGTGATCTCTGATCATGGATACAATGTCATCAAACACAAAGAGCGCATTAATAATTTACCGGAATTCACGCTATTCCACGCATTGCGTTTACTGAGTCATAACCGTTCTGATGTTGAACATTTTTCTCATTATCAACTCACTCGTGAAGTCCCTGTTCGTATCCTGTCGCAGCTCGATTTACGTCAATTAGAAAAAGGGCTTGAGCACTGTCATTTTAAAAACGCGAGCCGTTTAATTGCTGACTTATGCCTGCGCTCATACAGTGATGGATTAGGGCTATTTAGAGCGCCGGAACAAATTTGGCCGTTCTTTATGCAGTACCCTGATTTCCTAAGTGAAGCACTGGGTCTTATCCCGCAGCATCAAGGGCACCGTTCTTACCAAGAATATGATGCGTCCAACGCGGTAGCGATTTTAGGTAAATACCCGACCATTCCTGCACGATTTATTCCCCGCATTATGGAACTGGCATTGGGAGAAAATAAAACCCACCGCTTAAGCGCTCAAAAACTACTGGAAACCTTACCGAGTATTCACGTGAATGCGGCAGAAGGCCTTGATTCCGGTAAACAAGAGATCCGCGTTACTGCCATCGAATGGCTAGCTCGCTTAAAACACCCAGATTCACTAAAACCGCTGTACGCGTTGCTGAAAAAAGAGAAGCGCGAAGTGGTAAGAGCCGCATTATTAACGGCATTAGAGCAATTTGGCGAAGATATTTCCGGTTACTTAGCACCGAAAGTTCTGCTGGCAGAAGCGCAAAAAGGTTTAAAAGCCAAAGCACCAGCCAGCATGGCATGGTTTGATCTGGAAGCCATTCCAGCCATGGCCTGGCAAGATAATAAAAAGGTGGATGCGGACATCATCCGCTGGTGGATCATTCTGGCGGTGAAGTTAAAAATGCCGGCGGGTAATGGGCTATTACAGCGCTATATCAGCTTATTATCATTAGACAGCCAGCGTAAGTTAGGCAGCTTTATTCTCAACAGTTTTATTAGCCAAGATGTGGCGGGCCCGTCACTGGAAGCGGCGATGGCGGAAGCACAAAGAGACGCGCCATCACGCTTGAAAAACTACCAAGACTGGGTAAAACGTTGGCCAGAATACTATGCCAAGTATGAAAACTTCACCCTTGAGCAGACCATTAACGAGATTAAAAACGAAGTATTAGGTCGTTATTTAGGCTCAGCTATCAGTGAAAAAGGGATGCTCGCGCTGATTTGTGGGGTGGAAGGACATGTTGCCGTGACCATGCTGCGTAACTATATGCGTGACCATTACCAGCGCCGCGCTCAAATTGAAGCGATGATTGACGCGATTGCTGTCAGCAACGATCCGCTGATCATCCAGCTTTTATTATCATTATCGCGCCGTTATCGCACCGCATCAGTCCAAGAAAAGGCCCGTGGGCTCGTTGCGGATATCGCACAACGTAACGGTTGGAGCGCGGATGAATTGGCAGACAGAACCATTCCAACTGCGGGTATGGATGAAACGGGGACTTTAGTACTGGAATATGGCGATCGTACGTTTACTGCCAAACTCGATGCTCAGCAAAAACTGGTATTATTTAACCCAGAAGGTAAAGAGATCAAAGCACTGCCAGCTGCACGTAAAACTGACAACGAAGAGTTGATTAAAGAATCGAAAAAACTCCTGACGTCCAGCAAAAAAGAGCTTAAGCAAGTTATTGAATTACAAACTGCACGTCTGTACGAAGCGATGTGTGCAGAGCGTCTGTGGAGCACGGCAGATTGGCAGGAATATATTCAAAATCATCCCGTGATGCGTGGGTTGATTGAACGATTGGTTTGGTTAGAGGTGAAAGATGACCAAGTGATCAATCAATTCCGTCCATCCGATGATGGTTGCCTATTGAACCTTGATGACGATGAAGTTGAATTAAGTGCCGATTCCAGCATCAAGCTGGGTCATGGGGCGTTATTATCAGACGCAGACCGTACGGCGTGGATTGCTCACTTTAAAGATTACAAAGTCAAATTCCTATTCTCGCAGATGGATCACACCATTCCAGATCTGGCGCTAACGCTCACGGAAATCGAAGATAGAAAAGGCTGGCTAACGGATACCTTCACCTTGCGCAGCGTGTTAACCAAAATGGGTTATCAGCGCGGTCAAGCGGAAGACGGCGGAAGTTTCTGTCATTACTTCAAATATTTCTCCAGCCTAGATTGCTATGTGTATATGGAATTCAGTGGTAGCTATGTCCCAGAAGAAAATATCCCTGCGGTGTTGTATTCCTTGAGCTTCGACCAAGCACAAAAAAGCTCGTGGGATAGAGGCTATGTGGAGCTGAAAAACGTGCCGCCGATCCTGTTAGCCGAAAGCTATGCTGACTACCTGAAAGTCGCGGATGCCTGTAGCGGGTTTGACCCTGAATGGGAAAAGAAAACCCCGTGGTAA
- a CDS encoding ATP-binding protein — MAKAKKVTESVLRESAEVRFADELERLTQADKDNPKPQGWLRSPRAVRQFILGDEALQITPKFFGDDALVDRAIVTLLGKQGLMLVGEPGTAKSMLSELLAAAISGDSGLTIQGTAGTTEDHIKYSWNYALLLAEGPTEKALVSSPLYQGMQHGKIVRFEEITRCPPEIQDVLVSMMSEKQMMIPEMKDNARISAKSGFNLIGTANLRDRGVHEMSSALKRRFNFETVKPIQDPAFEIELINKQLTVELGELDGKVTVPTDVIELLVTTFQELRSGNTKDGGSIKTPDAVMSTAEAVNIAYACALEAHYLGDGTLSAGAVARQLIGVVLKDNADDIKRMRYYIDNVARERAKQSEAWKAFFDASREFWQ, encoded by the coding sequence ATGGCTAAGGCGAAAAAAGTAACGGAAAGTGTTCTGCGTGAAAGCGCAGAAGTACGCTTTGCGGATGAATTAGAACGATTAACCCAAGCGGATAAAGACAACCCAAAACCACAAGGTTGGCTACGCTCCCCGCGGGCGGTACGTCAATTTATTCTTGGGGATGAAGCACTGCAAATTACCCCTAAATTTTTTGGTGACGATGCGCTGGTTGATCGCGCCATTGTAACTTTACTGGGTAAACAAGGGTTAATGCTGGTGGGGGAGCCGGGTACCGCAAAATCTATGTTGTCCGAGTTATTAGCGGCGGCGATCAGTGGTGACTCCGGTTTAACCATTCAAGGCACAGCGGGTACCACAGAAGATCATATTAAATATTCGTGGAACTACGCGCTGCTATTGGCGGAAGGTCCAACAGAAAAAGCCTTAGTGAGTTCACCGCTCTACCAAGGAATGCAACACGGCAAAATTGTACGTTTTGAAGAGATCACTCGCTGCCCACCTGAAATTCAGGATGTGCTGGTCAGCATGATGTCAGAAAAGCAAATGATGATCCCCGAGATGAAAGATAATGCACGGATCAGCGCCAAATCAGGCTTTAACTTGATTGGGACTGCCAACTTACGTGACCGCGGTGTACATGAAATGTCATCGGCACTTAAGCGTCGATTTAATTTCGAAACGGTCAAACCCATCCAAGATCCGGCATTTGAAATTGAACTGATCAACAAGCAATTGACCGTTGAACTGGGTGAGCTGGACGGCAAAGTGACTGTCCCAACAGATGTGATCGAATTATTAGTCACGACGTTCCAAGAATTACGTTCGGGCAATACCAAAGATGGCGGAAGTATTAAAACCCCAGATGCGGTGATGTCTACGGCGGAAGCGGTTAACATCGCCTATGCCTGTGCATTGGAAGCCCACTATTTGGGGGATGGAACACTGAGTGCAGGCGCTGTCGCGCGTCAGCTGATTGGTGTGGTACTCAAAGATAATGCGGATGATATCAAACGGATGCGTTATTACATTGATAACGTTGCCCGCGAACGTGCGAAACAGAGCGAAGCATGGAAAGCCTTTTTCGATGCATCCCGTGAATTCTGGCAATAA